Proteins from a single region of Candidatus Neomarinimicrobiota bacterium:
- a CDS encoding transposase, whose translation AFRTRSLDAEYPVLWIDALHEKIRVNHRVQNLAVLVVMGITRDGTREILAVEPMYQES comes from the coding sequence GCGTTCCGGACGCGGTCCCTGGATGCGGAATATCCGGTGCTCTGGATTGATGCGCTGCATGAAAAAATCCGGGTGAACCACCGGGTGCAGAACCTGGCCGTCCTCGTGGTCATGGGCATCACGCGGGACGGGACCCGTGAAATCCTGGCCGTCGAACCGATGTACCAGGAATCGTAG